One window of the Chryseobacterium camelliae genome contains the following:
- the ilvC gene encoding ketol-acid reductoisomerase, with translation MTNYFNTLSLREQLLQLGQAEFLDSSEFSEGVEALKGKKIVIVGCGAQGLNQGLNLRDSGLDVSYALRKEAIDGQRASWKNATENNFQVGTYEELIPTADLVINLTPDKQHTSVINAVQPLMKQGATLSYSHGFNIVEEGMQIRKDVTVIMVAPKSPGSEVRAEFVRGFGVPTLIAVHPENDPQGKGWAEAKAYCAGTGGHKAGVLKSSFVAEVKSDLMGEQTILCGLLQTGSILSFDKMVEKGIDPGYASQLVQYGVEVITEALKHGGVSGMFDRLSNPAKLKAFEVSEELKEIMRPLFQKHQDDIMSGQFSKTMMEDWANDDAQLLKWRAETGETAFEKTPAANADIPEQEYFDHYTLMAAFIRAGVELAFETMVDAGIKAESAYYESLHETPLIANTIARKKLFEMNRVISDTAEYGCYLFDQACKPLLADFMKTVEVDLAGKNFNEGKDGSVDNATLVKVNEVLRNHPVEVVGRKLRKAMTAMKSIKTA, from the coding sequence ATGACAAATTATTTCAATACACTTTCACTTCGTGAACAATTATTACAATTAGGACAGGCAGAATTTTTAGATTCTTCAGAATTTTCAGAGGGTGTGGAAGCGCTTAAAGGAAAGAAAATCGTAATTGTAGGATGCGGTGCGCAGGGCCTTAATCAGGGCCTTAACCTGAGGGACAGCGGCCTGGATGTATCGTATGCCTTACGCAAGGAAGCTATTGACGGTCAAAGGGCATCATGGAAAAATGCCACCGAAAATAATTTTCAGGTAGGGACTTATGAAGAGCTGATCCCGACGGCAGATCTCGTTATCAATCTTACGCCGGACAAACAGCATACTTCCGTTATCAATGCCGTGCAGCCTCTGATGAAGCAGGGAGCTACATTGTCATATTCCCATGGATTCAATATTGTAGAAGAAGGTATGCAGATCCGTAAAGATGTAACGGTGATCATGGTCGCCCCGAAATCACCGGGTTCCGAAGTGAGGGCAGAATTCGTAAGGGGATTCGGAGTGCCTACGCTGATTGCCGTGCATCCTGAAAATGACCCTCAGGGAAAAGGCTGGGCAGAAGCAAAAGCCTATTGTGCAGGAACAGGCGGGCATAAAGCCGGTGTCCTCAAATCTTCTTTCGTGGCGGAAGTAAAATCTGATTTAATGGGTGAGCAGACTATTCTTTGCGGCCTTTTGCAGACCGGCTCTATCCTTTCATTCGATAAAATGGTGGAAAAAGGAATTGATCCGGGGTATGCTTCGCAGCTTGTACAATATGGTGTTGAAGTGATCACTGAAGCTTTGAAGCACGGCGGAGTAAGCGGGATGTTCGACCGGTTGAGCAACCCTGCGAAACTGAAAGCTTTTGAGGTTTCAGAAGAACTTAAAGAGATCATGCGTCCACTGTTTCAGAAACACCAGGATGATATCATGTCAGGACAGTTTTCCAAAACCATGATGGAAGACTGGGCGAATGACGATGCCCAGCTGTTGAAATGGAGGGCGGAAACAGGAGAAACAGCTTTTGAAAAAACACCGGCAGCCAATGCCGATATTCCGGAGCAGGAATATTTTGACCATTATACCCTGATGGCAGCTTTCATAAGAGCCGGAGTGGAACTGGCGTTCGAAACCATGGTAGATGCAGGGATCAAAGCAGAATCCGCTTATTACGAATCATTACACGAAACTCCTTTGATTGCCAATACCATTGCCAGGAAAAAACTGTTTGAGATGAACCGTGTTATCTCCGATACCGCAGAATACGGATGTTATCTTTTTGATCAGGCATGTAAACCTTTGCTGGCAGACTTTATGAAAACAGTAGAGGTGGATCTGGCCGGTAAAAACTTCAATGAAGGTAAAGACGGCTCCGTAGACAATGCAACGCTTGTGAAGGTTAATGAAGTACTCAGGAACCATCCGGTGGAAGTCGTGGGAAGAAAGCTAAGGAAAGCCATGACGGCCATGAAATCCATCAAAACGGCATAG
- the ilvD gene encoding dihydroxy-acid dehydratase: MPDSVLNKYSRTLTQDPTQPATQAQYYAIGFTEQDFGKAQVGIASMGYDGNPCNMHLNSLAELVKQGVKKEDLMGLMFHTIGISDGMTNGTDGMRYSLVSRDIIADSIETVCAGQYYDALITVPGCDKNMPGSLIAMARLNRPSIMVYGGSIEAGHYKGEDLNIVSAFEALGNKLAGKLSDTDYKGIIQHACPGAGACGGMYTANTMASAIEALGMSLPYSSSYPALSREKKEECAYAGHYIKNLLEKDIKPSDIMTPKAFENAVRLIMVLGGSTNAVLHFLAIAKSIGVELTIDDFQKISDETPLLADLKPSGRYLMPDLHLVGGVPAVMKYMLDLGMLHGDCMTVTGKTIAENLELVTSVIERDQDIIRDIRNPIKDTGHIRIMYGNLAEKGCVAKITGKEGRFFRGPAVVFDGEKQFIKGIEEKKVKEGNVVVIKNEGPKGAPGMPEMLKPTSALMGSGLGKNVALITDGRFSGGTHGFVVGHITPESFDGGLIGLVKEGDIIEIDAEKNTINLMVSEEEIAERKAAFVQPDYKVKYGVLYKYAKSVADASQGCVTDL; encoded by the coding sequence ATGCCTGATTCAGTATTAAATAAATATTCGAGGACCCTTACCCAGGATCCTACCCAGCCTGCAACCCAGGCACAGTATTACGCGATAGGATTTACCGAGCAGGATTTTGGTAAAGCTCAGGTAGGGATTGCGAGTATGGGTTACGACGGAAATCCGTGCAATATGCATCTCAACAGTTTGGCGGAACTGGTAAAACAGGGGGTAAAAAAAGAAGATCTGATGGGCCTCATGTTCCACACCATCGGGATCAGTGACGGAATGACCAATGGCACGGATGGCATGCGGTATTCGCTGGTCAGCAGGGATATTATTGCTGACAGTATTGAAACGGTGTGTGCAGGGCAGTATTACGATGCACTGATCACCGTCCCGGGATGCGACAAGAATATGCCGGGATCCCTGATTGCTATGGCGCGCCTTAACCGGCCTTCCATCATGGTATACGGCGGAAGCATAGAAGCCGGTCACTATAAAGGCGAAGACCTGAACATAGTCTCTGCTTTTGAAGCTTTGGGCAATAAGCTGGCCGGCAAGCTTTCGGATACGGATTATAAAGGAATCATCCAGCATGCCTGTCCCGGTGCAGGGGCCTGTGGCGGAATGTATACGGCCAATACCATGGCTTCTGCTATCGAAGCACTAGGGATGAGCCTTCCGTATTCTTCTTCCTATCCTGCACTCAGCAGGGAAAAAAAAGAAGAATGTGCGTATGCCGGGCATTACATTAAAAACCTGCTGGAAAAAGATATCAAACCTTCGGACATCATGACCCCGAAAGCTTTTGAAAATGCAGTAAGGCTCATCATGGTTCTTGGTGGAAGCACCAATGCGGTGCTGCACTTTCTGGCGATTGCCAAAAGCATTGGGGTGGAACTGACGATTGACGACTTCCAGAAGATCAGTGATGAAACACCCCTCCTGGCCGACCTGAAGCCAAGCGGCAGGTACCTGATGCCGGACCTGCATCTGGTGGGCGGCGTCCCGGCAGTGATGAAATACATGCTGGATCTCGGAATGCTTCACGGAGACTGTATGACCGTTACCGGAAAAACCATTGCCGAAAACCTGGAACTGGTGACTTCAGTCATCGAGAGGGACCAGGACATCATCAGGGATATCAGGAACCCGATAAAGGATACCGGCCATATCAGGATCATGTACGGAAACCTGGCTGAAAAAGGCTGTGTAGCCAAAATTACCGGTAAGGAAGGCCGTTTTTTCAGAGGTCCGGCGGTTGTTTTTGACGGCGAAAAGCAATTTATCAAAGGCATTGAAGAAAAGAAAGTGAAAGAAGGCAATGTGGTAGTCATTAAAAATGAAGGACCTAAAGGAGCACCGGGCATGCCGGAAATGCTGAAGCCGACCTCCGCCTTAATGGGATCCGGATTAGGAAAGAATGTAGCCCTGATTACGGACGGAAGATTTTCCGGAGGTACGCATGGCTTTGTCGTTGGCCACATTACACCCGAATCTTTTGACGGAGGCCTCATTGGTCTGGTCAAAGAAGGGGACATCATAGAAATTGATGCCGAGAAGAATACCATCAACCTGATGGTTTCTGAGGAAGAAATTGCAGAAAGAAAAGCCGCTTTTGTACAGCCCGACTATAAAGTGAAATACGGCGTGCTTTATAAATACGCAAAATCCGTAGCCGATGCTTCACAGGGATGTGTAACCGATCTTTAA
- the ilvN gene encoding acetolactate synthase small subunit — protein MEKKEYTITLYTENSIGLIGRISGIFSRRKINIESLNTSPSEAEGIHRFTIVIQESEEVLKKLCRQLEKQIDVLKAYYNTDEEIVWQEQALYKVPADVVTEKLYVERLLRQYGASTVVIRQDYIVFETAGHREEIDRLTEELNKYGLIEFVRGARIAIIKDSAGFHEKLMEFDHREPSPNLVENEYLDQRGSVFTM, from the coding sequence ATGGAAAAAAAAGAATATACCATCACCCTGTACACAGAAAATTCAATCGGTCTGATAGGACGGATCTCAGGGATTTTCTCACGGAGGAAAATTAATATAGAAAGTTTAAACACCTCACCGTCTGAGGCAGAGGGGATCCACCGCTTTACCATTGTCATTCAGGAGTCGGAGGAAGTGCTTAAAAAACTTTGCCGGCAGCTTGAAAAACAGATAGATGTACTGAAAGCTTATTACAATACGGATGAAGAAATTGTCTGGCAGGAGCAGGCACTCTATAAGGTTCCCGCAGATGTGGTTACTGAAAAATTATATGTGGAACGCCTTCTCCGGCAGTACGGAGCGAGTACTGTAGTCATCCGCCAGGATTATATTGTGTTTGAAACTGCAGGACACCGGGAAGAAATAGACCGGCTTACCGAAGAGCTGAACAAATACGGACTCATAGAATTCGTGCGCGGGGCCAGGATTGCCATCATTAAAGACAGTGCAGGGTTCCATGAAAAGCTGATGGAATTTGACCATCGTGAGCCGTCTCCAAATCTGGTTGAAAACGAATACCTGGACCAGAGGGGAAGCGTTTTCACGATGTAA
- the ilvB gene encoding biosynthetic-type acetolactate synthase large subunit, producing the protein MNTIQKTGYEPQVEEHGKAVEISGSKAVLEALLEEGVDTVFGYPGGAIMPIYDALYDYNSQLKHILVRHEQGAIHAAQGFARSSGKTGVVFATSGPGATNLVTGLADAMIDSNPIVCITGQVFASLLGTDAFQETDVINITTPITKWNYQVTDASEIPEAIARAFHIASTGRPGPVLIDITKNAQLQLFDYMGYKKCSHIRSYRPEPEIRKEYIEKAAALINLAQKPLVLFGQGVILGKAEAEFRAFIEKAGIPSAATLLGLSALPSDHELHVGMLGMHGNYAPNVMTNECDVLIAVGMRFDDRVTGRLDQYAKQAKIIHLDIDPAEIDKNVKTTVPVWGNCKKTLPMLTELIHPGNHGDWLQQFRELEKEEVKEVIHNELNPSGEVMTMGEVIKVLNELTNGDAIITTDVGQHQMVASRYAKFNHSKSSVTSGGLGTMGFGLPAAIGAWYGAPEKTVMAIVGDGGFQMTLQELGTIMQFGAKVKIIILNNEFLGMVRQWQQLFNERRYSFVDITSPNFVALAKAYHIDGQKVSKRKDLKEALKTALDHDGAYLLEVMVGKENNVFPMVTQGSSVSDIRLK; encoded by the coding sequence ATGAACACCATTCAGAAAACAGGCTATGAGCCACAGGTGGAGGAACATGGGAAAGCCGTAGAGATTTCAGGATCCAAGGCCGTACTGGAAGCGTTGCTGGAAGAAGGCGTGGATACCGTTTTCGGATATCCGGGAGGGGCCATTATGCCCATTTATGATGCTTTATATGATTATAACAGCCAGCTGAAACATATTTTGGTTCGTCATGAGCAGGGAGCCATCCATGCTGCCCAGGGTTTTGCAAGAAGCTCCGGGAAAACAGGAGTGGTTTTTGCCACCAGCGGTCCGGGCGCGACCAATCTGGTGACCGGACTGGCAGACGCCATGATAGACAGCAACCCCATTGTATGTATTACAGGACAGGTTTTTGCCTCGCTTTTGGGAACCGATGCTTTTCAGGAGACGGATGTGATCAACATCACAACGCCCATTACCAAATGGAACTATCAGGTGACGGATGCTTCGGAGATTCCTGAAGCCATTGCCAGGGCATTTCATATTGCATCAACCGGCCGCCCCGGTCCTGTATTGATTGATATCACCAAAAATGCACAGCTGCAGTTGTTTGATTATATGGGATATAAGAAATGCAGCCATATCAGGAGTTACCGTCCTGAACCTGAAATCAGGAAGGAGTACATTGAAAAAGCAGCAGCACTGATCAATCTGGCTCAGAAACCGTTGGTCCTGTTTGGCCAGGGGGTCATTCTCGGTAAGGCTGAAGCTGAATTCAGGGCATTTATTGAAAAGGCAGGCATTCCCTCAGCAGCAACCCTGTTAGGCCTGAGTGCTTTACCTTCCGATCATGAACTCCATGTAGGCATGCTCGGGATGCACGGCAATTACGCTCCGAATGTGATGACCAATGAGTGCGATGTCCTCATTGCAGTGGGAATGCGTTTCGATGACCGGGTGACCGGGCGGCTGGACCAGTATGCAAAACAGGCAAAGATCATCCATCTGGATATTGATCCCGCGGAAATCGATAAAAATGTGAAAACGACAGTGCCTGTCTGGGGGAACTGTAAAAAAACACTTCCCATGCTGACAGAATTGATCCATCCGGGAAACCATGGTGACTGGCTTCAGCAATTCCGTGAACTGGAGAAAGAAGAAGTGAAAGAAGTCATTCACAATGAGCTGAACCCTTCCGGTGAAGTCATGACCATGGGGGAAGTGATCAAAGTTTTGAATGAACTCACCAACGGTGATGCCATTATTACGACCGATGTCGGGCAGCATCAGATGGTAGCCAGCCGGTATGCGAAATTCAACCATTCAAAATCCAGTGTAACGTCCGGAGGCCTCGGAACGATGGGGTTTGGTCTTCCCGCCGCCATCGGGGCCTGGTACGGAGCACCGGAAAAAACCGTGATGGCCATTGTAGGGGATGGGGGCTTCCAGATGACGCTTCAGGAACTGGGAACGATAATGCAGTTCGGCGCCAAAGTGAAGATTATCATCCTGAACAATGAATTTTTAGGCATGGTGCGCCAGTGGCAACAGCTGTTTAATGAGCGGCGTTATTCTTTTGTAGATATAACGAGCCCTAATTTCGTTGCCCTTGCCAAAGCCTACCACATTGACGGGCAGAAAGTTTCCAAAAGGAAAGACCTTAAAGAAGCTCTTAAAACAGCCCTGGATCATGACGGAGCCTACCTTCTGGAAGTGATGGTAGGTAAGGAAAACAATGTTTTCCCGATGGTTACCCAGGGTTCATCCGTTTCAGATATCCGTTTAAAATAA